The Flavobacterium marginilacus genome window below encodes:
- a CDS encoding homocysteine S-methyltransferase family protein: MSKIQEEIKKRILVLDGAMGTMLQRYNFSEEDFRGERFKDFPHPLKGNNDLLSLTQPQAIKAVHAAYFEAGADIVETNTFSGTTIGMADYHLEDLVYELNYESARLAREVADEFTAKNPDKPRFVAGSIGPTNRTASMSPDVNDPGYRAVTFDDLRIAYKQQVEALMDGGSDLLLVETIFDTLNAKAALFAIEEVKEERNLDIPIMVSGTITDASGRTLSGQTVEAFLISVSHVPLLSVGFNCALGADLLKPYLQTLSQHTSFNVSAHPNAGLPNAFGEYDETPEQMQAFIKEYLDDNLVNIIGGCCGTTPDHIRLIAEAASEYKPRVSTAVM; this comes from the coding sequence ATGTCAAAAATTCAAGAAGAAATAAAAAAGAGAATTCTCGTGCTAGACGGAGCAATGGGAACCATGCTGCAACGATATAATTTCTCCGAAGAAGATTTTCGAGGCGAACGATTCAAAGACTTCCCACATCCGCTGAAAGGGAACAATGATTTATTATCCCTGACGCAGCCTCAGGCAATCAAAGCCGTTCACGCTGCTTATTTTGAAGCAGGAGCCGATATTGTAGAGACGAATACTTTTTCAGGAACTACCATAGGTATGGCCGATTATCATTTGGAAGATTTGGTATATGAGTTAAACTACGAATCGGCAAGATTGGCCCGTGAAGTAGCCGACGAATTCACCGCCAAAAATCCAGATAAACCTCGTTTTGTTGCTGGTTCAATAGGACCAACAAACCGTACGGCAAGTATGTCTCCCGATGTAAATGACCCAGGATACAGAGCCGTAACTTTTGATGATTTGCGTATTGCTTACAAACAGCAAGTCGAAGCCTTAATGGATGGCGGCAGTGATTTACTTTTGGTAGAAACTATTTTCGATACATTAAATGCCAAAGCTGCGCTTTTCGCCATCGAAGAAGTAAAGGAAGAACGCAATCTAGATATTCCAATCATGGTTTCGGGAACAATTACCGATGCATCAGGAAGAACACTTTCAGGACAAACGGTAGAAGCATTCTTGATTTCGGTTTCGCATGTTCCGTTGTTGAGCGTAGGTTTCAATTGCGCCCTTGGTGCCGATTTATTAAAACCCTATCTGCAGACATTGTCGCAGCATACTTCATTCAACGTTTCAGCACATCCAAACGCAGGATTGCCAAACGCCTTTGGAGAATACGACGAAACGCCAGAGCAGATGCAGGCTTTTATCAAAGAATATTTAGATGATAATTTAGTAAACATCATAGGAGGCTGTTGCGGAACAACGCCAGATCATATTCGTTTAATTGCCGAAGCTGCAAGTGAATATAAGCCGAGGGTTTCTACTGCGGTGATGTAA
- a CDS encoding NAD(P)/FAD-dependent oxidoreductase, with protein MVKTDILIIGAGPTGLFAVFEAGLLKLKCHILDALPQPGGQLSELYPKKPIYDIPGFPEVLAGDLVDGLMEQIKQFEPGFTLGERAETIEKQEDGSFIVTSNKGKKFHAPVIAIAGGLGSFEPRKPLIEDIEFYEDKGIKYFIKNPEKFRDKRVVISGGGDSALDWSIFLANVASEVTLIHRRNEFRGALDSVEKVQELKNAGKIRMITPGEVVGLNGAEHLESVDVDIDGAHMNIPTDYFIPLFGLTPKLGPIADWGLEIEKNAIKVNNALDYQTNIPGIFAIGDVNTYPGKLKLILCGFHEATLMCQAAYQIINPGKKYVMKYTTVSGVDGFDGTRKEAPKAVVKAIV; from the coding sequence ATGGTTAAAACAGACATACTTATAATAGGAGCCGGACCAACAGGTCTATTCGCAGTTTTTGAAGCAGGATTATTAAAATTAAAATGTCATATTCTTGACGCTTTGCCACAACCAGGCGGACAGCTTTCAGAATTATATCCAAAGAAACCTATCTACGATATTCCTGGGTTTCCAGAAGTATTGGCTGGAGATTTAGTTGATGGTTTAATGGAGCAAATTAAGCAGTTCGAACCAGGATTTACCCTTGGTGAACGTGCCGAAACCATTGAAAAACAAGAAGACGGAAGTTTTATCGTTACTTCCAATAAAGGAAAGAAATTCCACGCACCTGTTATTGCCATTGCAGGTGGGTTAGGAAGTTTCGAACCAAGAAAACCGCTTATCGAAGATATCGAGTTTTACGAAGACAAAGGAATTAAATACTTCATCAAGAATCCAGAAAAATTCAGAGACAAAAGAGTGGTGATTTCAGGAGGTGGAGATTCAGCTTTGGACTGGAGTATTTTCTTGGCCAATGTAGCTTCTGAGGTAACTTTGATTCACAGAAGAAACGAATTCCGTGGTGCTTTAGATTCAGTTGAAAAAGTTCAGGAATTAAAAAATGCTGGAAAAATCAGAATGATTACTCCAGGAGAAGTAGTTGGTTTAAACGGAGCTGAGCATTTAGAATCTGTAGATGTAGATATCGATGGTGCCCACATGAACATTCCAACGGATTATTTCATTCCACTTTTTGGTCTTACTCCAAAATTAGGTCCAATCGCTGACTGGGGATTGGAAATCGAAAAAAATGCAATCAAAGTAAACAACGCTTTAGATTATCAAACAAATATCCCTGGAATTTTCGCCATCGGCGACGTAAACACGTACCCAGGAAAACTAAAATTGATTCTTTGTGGATTCCACGAGGCCACTTTAATGTGCCAAGCTGCTTACCAAATTATCAATCCAGGTAAAAAATATGTGATGAAATACACCACCGTTTCCGGAGTTGATGGATTCGACGGAACTCGTAAAGAAGCTCCAAAAGCTGTTGTAAAAGCGATAGTTTAA
- a CDS encoding PDDEXK nuclease domain-containing protein, whose protein sequence is MSLEKQPYSELIGKIGGLLQQGRQQALQSVNTILVQTYWFIGQHIVEFEQNGNQKAEYGSQLFERLSNDLTFAHGKGFSRSNLLYMRKLYLSFPISETLSHLLTWSHYFEILKADSELEISFYSKQCEHERWSVRELKRQIKSSLFERLALSKDKEGVLKLAKEGHIVENPEDLIKDPFVLDFLNIPEQYQYLENELEEKIISNLQQFIMEMGKGFAFIGRQYRMSIGGKHFYLDLLFYHRILKCFVLVDLKRGEIDHQDIGQMNLYLNYFKKEEATEGDNEPIGIVLGAHKNHILVEYATDSITNKVLLSKYQSYLPDKKTLQNQLDKLLEN, encoded by the coding sequence ATGAGCCTAGAAAAGCAACCATATAGTGAATTAATTGGTAAAATTGGCGGTTTGTTACAGCAAGGAAGACAACAGGCTTTGCAATCGGTCAATACTATTTTGGTGCAGACTTATTGGTTTATTGGACAACATATTGTAGAGTTTGAACAAAACGGAAATCAAAAGGCGGAATATGGCAGTCAATTGTTTGAACGCCTTTCGAATGATTTAACGTTTGCACATGGCAAAGGTTTTAGCAGATCAAACCTTTTGTATATGCGTAAGTTATACTTGTCTTTTCCAATAAGTGAGACACTGTCTCACTTATTGACTTGGAGTCATTATTTTGAAATTTTGAAAGCCGATTCAGAGTTGGAAATTAGTTTTTACAGCAAACAATGCGAACATGAAAGATGGAGTGTGAGGGAACTAAAACGCCAAATAAAAAGTTCGTTGTTTGAAAGATTGGCTTTAAGCAAAGACAAGGAAGGAGTTTTGAAATTGGCAAAAGAAGGACACATTGTAGAAAATCCTGAAGACCTGATAAAGGATCCTTTTGTATTGGATTTTCTGAATATCCCAGAGCAATATCAATATTTAGAAAATGAACTAGAAGAAAAAATCATTTCCAATCTGCAGCAGTTTATTATGGAAATGGGTAAGGGATTTGCTTTTATTGGCAGACAATATCGAATGAGTATTGGAGGAAAACATTTCTATTTGGATTTACTTTTTTATCATAGAATACTAAAATGTTTTGTTTTGGTAGATTTGAAGCGAGGAGAAATAGATCACCAAGATATTGGTCAAATGAATCTGTATTTGAATTATTTCAAAAAGGAAGAAGCAACAGAAGGAGACAATGAGCCAATAGGAATTGTTTTGGGTGCGCATAAAAACCATATTTTAGTTGAATATGCTACAGATAGTATTACCAATAAAGTCTTGTTGAGCAAGTATCAATCGTATTTGCCTGACAAAAAAACACTTCAAAATCAATTGGATAAATTATTGGAAAATTAA
- a CDS encoding precorrin-2 dehydrogenase/sirohydrochlorin ferrochelatase family protein: MEERNELYPVFLKLHNMNVLIVGGGNVGLEKLSFMLKSSPNANVEVVATKFLPELEALAEKHPSVKLTQAKFKKKMLKKRHMVIACTDDLKVNKRVYDLSRKRYLICNIADTPPLCDYYLGGIVTKGNVKIAISTNGKSPTTAKRLREFFEEVIPEDVNKMVENLNEYRKTLKGNFEEKVNRMNEITEALKNKKG, from the coding sequence ATGGAAGAAAGAAATGAATTATATCCAGTGTTTTTAAAATTACACAACATGAATGTGTTGATTGTTGGTGGAGGAAATGTTGGGTTAGAAAAGTTGTCTTTTATGTTGAAATCAAGTCCGAATGCCAATGTTGAGGTAGTAGCGACAAAGTTCTTACCCGAATTGGAAGCATTAGCAGAAAAACATCCTTCAGTTAAATTGACTCAAGCGAAGTTCAAGAAAAAAATGCTCAAGAAACGCCACATGGTTATTGCTTGTACCGATGATTTGAAAGTAAACAAGCGAGTTTATGATTTGTCTCGAAAGCGTTATTTGATTTGTAATATTGCCGATACACCGCCATTATGCGACTATTATTTAGGCGGAATTGTGACCAAAGGAAACGTAAAAATCGCCATTTCGACCAATGGAAAATCGCCAACAACAGCCAAAAGGCTACGGGAGTTTTTCGAAGAAGTAATTCCTGAGGATGTTAATAAAATGGTCGAGAACCTAAACGAATACAGAAAAACGCTAAAAGGAAATTTCGAAGAAAAAGTGAATAGAATGAACGAAATTACCGAAGCGTTAAAAAATAAAAAAGGATAA